One genomic segment of Ferrimonas sp. YFM includes these proteins:
- a CDS encoding pilus assembly protein PilX, translating to MRRQCGAVLVVSTFLLVLLMVLGLSLAGGSRVTLMGSAASAARQLALQQARGAQEGFVERQRLAREDSLLLTNSGTRTQADTLFSAEHSIGFISEAPCKRTALADAGSNFVCRTNQVSSQVRYGKGEMGRLSVTTGIEQQVLLVGN from the coding sequence ATGAGACGACAATGCGGTGCCGTATTGGTGGTCAGCACCTTCCTGTTGGTGCTGCTGATGGTGCTCGGGCTGTCATTGGCGGGGGGAAGCCGGGTGACCCTGATGGGGTCGGCGGCGTCGGCGGCTCGTCAGTTGGCGTTGCAGCAGGCCAGGGGAGCCCAGGAGGGGTTTGTGGAGCGCCAGCGCCTGGCCAGGGAAGACAGCTTGCTGCTCACCAACAGCGGCACTCGGACTCAGGCCGACACCCTGTTTTCCGCCGAGCACAGTATAGGTTTCATCTCAGAGGCCCCCTGTAAGCGGACGGCGTTGGCGGATGCGGGCAGCAACTTTGTCTGTCGAACCAATCAGGTCAGCTCTCAAGTGAGGTATGGAAAGGGGGAGATGGGCCGCCTGAGTGTGACCACAGGGATAGAGCAGCAGGTGCTGCTGGTGGGGAACTGA
- the ileS gene encoding isoleucine--tRNA ligase — protein sequence MSDYKSTLNLPETEFPMRGNLAKREPEMLKRWDEKELYKAIRASRQGAKPFILHDGPPYANGDIHIGHSVNKILKDIIIKSKTLAGFDAPYVPGWDCHGLPIELKVEGKVGKPGQKISAAEFRQKCREYAHKQVEGQKADFIRLGVLGEWDKPYLTMDYGTEAEIIRSLAKIIDNGHLHKGAKPVHWCTDCGSALAEAEVEYEDKTSPSIDVRFSAVDAKLVEDKFDCAEGHTGQGPVSVVIWTTTPWTLPANRAVCLHADLQYALVQVEGDNPERLILAADLVKDVMDRAGIEHFHNLGYCKGQDLEMQQFNHPFYEMTVPAILGDHVTTESGTGVVHTAPGHGQEDFAVGLKYNLEVANPVGNNGVYLPDTPLFAGQHVFKANNAVVDVLKEKGALLHHESFRHSYPHCWRHKTPIIFRATPQWFISMDQAKLRERSLEEIKGVQWIPDWGQSRIEGMVAGRPDWCISRQRTWGVPIALFVHKETQALHPNSVALMNMVADRVADAGIQAWWDLDVAELLGEEADQYDKVMDTLDVWFDSGSTHASVVDARDEFGGAEVDLYLEGSDQHRGWFMSSLMTGVAIKDKAPYKQVLTHGFTVDGKGRKMSKSIGNVISPQQVVNKLGADILRLWVASTDYTGEMTVSDEILKRSADAYRRIRNTARFLLANINGFEPSQHMVAPAEMVELDRWMVARAYDLQKELVEAYDSYNLLQVTQKLMHFCSIELGSFYLDIIKDRQYTAKADSHARRSCQSAMYLILEAMVRWMAPVMSFTADEIWQLLPGERDQFVFTQTWYDGLSREEGSLSDDQWQQLLEVRSVVRKALEEAKSDGINNPLDASVTLYADDSLTPLLASLGDELRFVLITSDVKLAPLADAGELAETALAGIKVGVTLSEAAKCERCWHHREDVGSHGEHPSLCGRCVTNVDGDGEQRQFA from the coding sequence ATGAGCGACTACAAATCAACGCTAAACCTGCCGGAAACTGAGTTCCCCATGCGTGGCAACCTGGCCAAGCGGGAACCTGAGATGCTGAAACGCTGGGACGAGAAAGAGCTGTACAAAGCGATTCGTGCCAGCCGTCAGGGTGCGAAGCCATTCATTCTACATGATGGCCCTCCATATGCGAATGGCGACATTCATATCGGTCACTCTGTTAACAAGATCCTGAAAGACATCATTATTAAGTCCAAGACCCTGGCCGGCTTCGATGCCCCCTATGTGCCGGGTTGGGACTGTCACGGTCTGCCTATCGAACTGAAGGTCGAGGGCAAGGTGGGTAAGCCTGGCCAGAAGATCTCTGCCGCTGAGTTCCGTCAGAAGTGCCGCGAGTACGCCCACAAGCAGGTGGAGGGTCAGAAAGCTGACTTCATCCGTCTGGGTGTGCTGGGAGAGTGGGACAAGCCCTACCTAACCATGGATTACGGCACCGAGGCGGAGATCATTCGCTCCCTGGCCAAGATCATCGACAATGGTCACCTGCACAAGGGCGCCAAGCCGGTTCACTGGTGCACCGACTGTGGCTCTGCCCTGGCCGAGGCCGAGGTGGAGTATGAGGATAAGACCTCGCCCTCCATCGATGTGCGTTTCAGCGCCGTGGACGCCAAGCTGGTGGAAGACAAGTTTGACTGTGCCGAAGGCCACACCGGCCAAGGCCCTGTCTCCGTGGTGATCTGGACCACCACCCCCTGGACCCTGCCTGCCAACCGCGCCGTGTGTCTGCACGCCGATCTGCAGTACGCCCTGGTTCAGGTTGAGGGTGACAACCCCGAGCGCCTGATCCTGGCTGCGGATCTGGTTAAGGATGTGATGGACCGTGCCGGCATCGAACACTTCCACAACCTGGGCTACTGTAAGGGCCAGGATCTGGAGATGCAGCAGTTCAACCACCCCTTCTACGAGATGACCGTACCGGCCATCCTGGGCGATCACGTGACCACAGAGTCCGGTACCGGCGTGGTGCACACCGCCCCCGGCCATGGTCAGGAGGATTTCGCGGTGGGTCTGAAGTACAACCTGGAGGTGGCCAACCCTGTGGGCAACAACGGTGTCTACCTGCCTGACACCCCCCTGTTTGCCGGTCAGCACGTCTTCAAGGCCAATAATGCCGTGGTGGACGTGCTGAAGGAGAAGGGTGCCCTGCTGCATCACGAGTCCTTCCGTCACTCCTACCCGCACTGCTGGCGTCACAAGACCCCCATCATCTTCCGTGCCACTCCCCAGTGGTTCATCTCCATGGATCAGGCCAAGCTGCGTGAGCGCTCCCTGGAGGAGATCAAGGGCGTGCAGTGGATCCCCGACTGGGGCCAGAGCCGCATCGAGGGCATGGTTGCCGGTCGTCCCGACTGGTGTATCTCCCGTCAGCGCACCTGGGGTGTGCCTATCGCCCTGTTCGTCCACAAAGAGACTCAGGCGCTGCATCCCAACTCTGTTGCCCTGATGAACATGGTGGCGGACCGGGTTGCCGATGCCGGCATCCAGGCCTGGTGGGATCTGGACGTTGCCGAGCTGCTGGGTGAGGAAGCGGATCAGTACGACAAGGTGATGGACACCCTGGACGTATGGTTTGATTCCGGCTCCACCCACGCCTCCGTGGTGGATGCCCGTGACGAGTTTGGTGGTGCCGAGGTAGACCTCTACCTGGAAGGTTCCGACCAACACCGCGGCTGGTTCATGTCCTCCCTGATGACCGGTGTGGCCATCAAGGACAAGGCCCCCTACAAACAGGTGCTGACCCACGGCTTCACCGTGGATGGCAAGGGCCGCAAGATGTCCAAGTCCATCGGTAACGTCATCAGCCCTCAGCAGGTGGTAAACAAGCTGGGTGCCGACATTCTGCGCCTGTGGGTGGCTTCCACCGACTACACCGGTGAGATGACTGTCTCCGATGAGATTCTCAAGCGCAGCGCCGACGCTTACCGCCGTATCCGTAACACCGCCCGCTTCCTGCTGGCCAACATCAATGGCTTCGAGCCGAGCCAGCACATGGTGGCCCCGGCCGAGATGGTGGAGCTGGACCGCTGGATGGTGGCCCGTGCCTACGATCTGCAAAAAGAGCTGGTTGAGGCCTACGACAGCTACAACCTTCTGCAGGTAACCCAGAAGCTGATGCACTTCTGCTCCATCGAGCTGGGCAGCTTCTACCTGGATATCATCAAGGACCGCCAGTACACCGCCAAGGCGGACAGCCATGCACGCCGCTCCTGCCAGAGCGCCATGTACCTGATTCTGGAAGCCATGGTTCGCTGGATGGCGCCGGTAATGAGCTTTACCGCCGACGAGATCTGGCAGCTCCTGCCTGGTGAGCGCGATCAGTTTGTCTTTACCCAGACCTGGTACGACGGTTTGAGCCGCGAAGAGGGCTCCCTGAGCGATGACCAGTGGCAGCAGCTGCTGGAGGTGCGCAGTGTGGTTCGCAAGGCGCTGGAAGAGGCCAAGTCCGACGGCATCAACAACCCGCTGGACGCCAGTGTGACCCTGTATGCCGACGACAGCCTGACTCCGTTGCTGGCCAGCCTGGGTGATGAGCTGCGTTTCGTGCTGATCACCAGTGATGTTAAGCTGGCGCCACTGGCTGACGCCGGTGAGCTGGCTGAGACCGCCCTGGCCGGCATCAAGGTAGGCGTGACCCTGTCTGAGGCCGCCAAGTGTGAGCGCTGTTGGCACCACCGCGAAGACGTGGGCAGCCACGGTGAGCACCCAAGCCTGTGCGGCCGCTGTGTCACCAACGTTGACGGTGACGGAGAGCAGCGTCAGTTTGCCTAA
- the pilV gene encoding type IV pilus modification protein PilV — MAISTQSGVTLIEVLVAVVVLAVGLLGTLQLHLVAQRSSFESFEHARALILAEAMLERIRLNPSQLAAYQGSYGTSVPSPPTPACVSVSSAITPCTPAQMLNWDSYQWALSLRGGGELKGSQATGLAAAQGCVRVQGSRVEVVVSWQSRHSTRDGAASGDSWRNECGSGGPRRRQAYLDSSKVTL; from the coding sequence ATGGCGATTTCTACCCAATCAGGGGTCACCCTGATCGAGGTGCTGGTGGCGGTGGTGGTGCTGGCAGTGGGACTGCTGGGCACCCTGCAACTGCACCTCGTTGCTCAGCGAAGCAGCTTTGAGTCCTTCGAGCATGCCAGGGCCCTGATCCTGGCGGAAGCCATGCTGGAACGGATACGACTCAACCCCTCTCAGTTGGCAGCCTATCAGGGCAGCTACGGCACTTCCGTGCCCTCTCCCCCTACCCCTGCCTGTGTGTCTGTCAGCAGTGCCATCACCCCCTGTACTCCGGCTCAAATGCTCAATTGGGACAGTTATCAGTGGGCCCTGTCCCTGCGTGGAGGTGGGGAACTCAAAGGCTCCCAGGCAACTGGGCTGGCGGCGGCACAGGGCTGTGTTCGCGTCCAGGGGAGCAGGGTGGAGGTGGTGGTCAGCTGGCAGAGCCGCCACAGCACCCGGGATGGTGCTGCCTCGGGAGACAGCTGGCGTAACGAGTGTGGCAGCGGCGGCCCCAGGCGGCGACAGGCCTACCTGGACAGCAGCAAGGTGACTCTATGA
- a CDS encoding PilW family protein encodes MRRNLGLTLVEMMIAMALGLFVLGSVLGVFVASSSSVSHTGQYNQLQESARLALRLMKEEIAQAGFWGELTGDSLNLGSVQVLAAVGNDCIGDGDNNGSLPGQRGHFRFLWAYRQTASPKMTCAQEALEGSHVVQIKRAMGPAQDIAGLDSNRYYLLANASRGVLFAGDTLPVPTLTQGRYWEFQHRVFYVERRDDGVPVLKWRQLYVNGGMVEEELVEGVETLQLRLGVDSTGDGAVDSYILPDLLSHEQWEGALTLVSVSLFLVVRGVEADPLAQQTLALTLPDGTLSFDDGIPRRLFSATVMLRNPVLSLRGQL; translated from the coding sequence ATGAGGCGAAACCTGGGACTGACTCTGGTGGAGATGATGATCGCCATGGCACTGGGGCTGTTTGTGCTGGGCTCTGTGCTGGGCGTCTTCGTCGCCTCCTCCTCCTCGGTGAGCCATACCGGCCAGTACAACCAGCTGCAGGAGTCGGCACGGCTGGCCCTGAGACTGATGAAGGAAGAGATCGCCCAAGCAGGGTTTTGGGGAGAGCTCACCGGAGATTCATTGAATCTGGGCAGTGTCCAGGTGCTGGCTGCGGTGGGCAATGACTGCATCGGCGACGGTGACAACAACGGGTCACTGCCTGGGCAGCGCGGGCACTTTCGTTTCCTGTGGGCCTACCGGCAAACCGCTTCTCCCAAGATGACCTGCGCGCAGGAAGCCCTGGAGGGCAGCCATGTAGTGCAGATTAAGCGTGCCATGGGGCCGGCGCAGGACATCGCTGGCCTGGACAGCAACCGTTACTACCTGCTCGCCAATGCCAGTCGCGGAGTCCTGTTCGCCGGCGACACCCTGCCGGTGCCAACCCTGACCCAGGGGCGTTACTGGGAGTTTCAGCATCGGGTGTTCTACGTGGAGCGCCGAGATGACGGGGTGCCGGTGCTCAAGTGGCGCCAGCTCTATGTCAACGGTGGCATGGTCGAGGAGGAGCTGGTGGAGGGGGTGGAGACCCTGCAATTGAGGCTGGGGGTGGACTCAACCGGAGACGGGGCGGTAGACAGCTATATCCTGCCTGACCTCCTGAGCCATGAGCAGTGGGAGGGGGCCCTGACCCTGGTGTCGGTCTCCCTGTTTCTGGTGGTTCGCGGCGTGGAGGCGGATCCTCTGGCACAACAGACTCTGGCGCTGACCCTGCCAGACGGCACCCTGAGCTTCGATGACGGCATTCCCAGGCGGCTGTTCAGCGCCACAGTGATGTTGCGCAATCCGGTCCTCTCTCTGAGGGGGCAGTTATGA
- the ispH gene encoding 4-hydroxy-3-methylbut-2-enyl diphosphate reductase, whose product MQIQLANPRGFCAGVDRAISIVERALELFEPPIYVRHEVVHNRYVVDSLRQRGAVFVDELHEVPDNSIVIFSAHGVSQAVRQEADNRGLKVFDATCPLVTKVHMQVTRASRKGLECVLIGHAGHPEVEGTMGQYDNADGGIYLVESPEDVLKMEVRDPDNLQFVTQTTLSVDDTAEIIETLRSRFPSIAGPRKDDICYATQNRQDAVRELASRCDLVLVVGSKNSSNSNRLRELAEKSGARAHLVDGAEDIDAAWLEGAATIGVTAGASAPEVLVKGVVAELQNLGADSVEEAQGREENVVFQVPIELR is encoded by the coding sequence ATGCAGATTCAACTGGCAAACCCCCGGGGCTTCTGCGCCGGCGTCGACCGGGCCATCAGCATCGTAGAGCGGGCCCTGGAACTGTTTGAGCCGCCCATCTATGTGCGTCATGAAGTGGTGCACAACCGCTACGTGGTGGACAGCCTGCGTCAGCGGGGCGCAGTGTTTGTGGATGAGTTGCACGAGGTGCCGGACAACAGCATCGTCATCTTCAGTGCCCACGGGGTGTCTCAGGCGGTGCGTCAGGAAGCGGACAACCGCGGCCTCAAGGTGTTCGATGCCACCTGCCCTCTGGTGACCAAGGTGCATATGCAGGTGACCCGGGCCAGCCGAAAGGGGCTGGAGTGTGTGCTCATTGGCCATGCGGGACACCCAGAGGTGGAAGGCACCATGGGCCAGTACGATAACGCCGACGGTGGCATCTACCTGGTGGAGTCTCCGGAGGATGTGCTCAAGATGGAGGTCCGGGATCCGGACAACCTGCAGTTTGTTACCCAGACTACCCTGTCTGTGGATGATACTGCAGAGATCATCGAGACCCTTAGGAGCCGCTTCCCCTCCATTGCCGGGCCCCGAAAGGATGACATCTGTTACGCCACCCAGAATCGTCAGGATGCGGTGCGTGAGCTTGCCTCCCGCTGTGATCTGGTGTTGGTGGTCGGCTCCAAGAACTCCTCCAACTCCAACCGCCTGCGTGAGCTGGCGGAGAAGTCCGGTGCCCGAGCCCATCTGGTGGATGGCGCGGAAGACATCGACGCCGCCTGGCTGGAAGGGGCCGCCACCATTGGCGTGACCGCCGGTGCCTCGGCGCCGGAAGTGCTGGTGAAAGGGGTGGTTGCCGAGCTTCAGAATCTTGGCGCCGACTCGGTCGAAGAGGCCCAGGGCAGAGAAGAAAACGTGGTTTTCCAAGTGCCTATAGAGCTGAGATAA
- the ribF gene encoding bifunctional riboflavin kinase/FAD synthetase: MELIRGIHNLRPRHRGCVLTIGNFDGVHRGHAEVINSLVEKGKELNLPTTVMLFEPQPQEHFAGDRAPARLNLLRDKLRRLTELGVDRVLCISFNHRFAELTSEQFIEQLLVDKLDVRYLVVGDDFCFGKGRKGNFQALEQAGAQHGFQVVPTDSFMVAQQRVSSTLIRLALAHGDLDRAHGMLGYHYQITGRVAHGRKLGRTLGFPTANILMKRRVVPVNGVFAVRVYDERDRCYEGVANVGHRPTVSGTRCQLEVHLFEFDGDLYGEHLRVALVSHLRKEQAFDSLEALQSQIIKDAQQAKTLLAAS, translated from the coding sequence ATGGAGCTGATCCGAGGTATACATAATCTGCGTCCCCGCCACCGGGGGTGCGTTCTGACCATAGGTAACTTCGACGGGGTCCATCGTGGCCACGCCGAGGTGATTAACTCCTTGGTCGAAAAGGGCAAAGAGCTGAACTTGCCCACCACGGTGATGCTGTTTGAGCCCCAGCCTCAGGAGCATTTTGCCGGGGATCGCGCGCCGGCACGCCTGAACCTGCTGCGGGATAAACTGCGGCGGTTGACGGAGCTTGGGGTGGACCGGGTGCTGTGCATCAGCTTCAACCACAGGTTTGCCGAGCTGACCAGTGAACAGTTTATTGAGCAACTGTTGGTGGATAAGCTGGACGTTCGCTACCTGGTGGTGGGGGACGATTTCTGTTTCGGAAAGGGGCGCAAGGGGAATTTCCAGGCCCTTGAGCAGGCTGGCGCGCAACATGGCTTCCAGGTGGTGCCGACCGACAGCTTTATGGTGGCTCAGCAGCGGGTGAGCTCGACCCTGATACGCCTGGCCCTGGCGCACGGAGATCTGGACCGGGCCCATGGCATGCTGGGTTATCACTATCAGATAACCGGCCGGGTGGCTCATGGCCGCAAGCTGGGTAGGACCCTGGGCTTTCCCACCGCCAACATCCTGATGAAGCGTCGGGTGGTGCCCGTAAACGGGGTGTTTGCGGTGCGGGTCTATGATGAGCGTGACCGTTGCTATGAGGGGGTGGCCAATGTGGGCCACAGACCGACGGTGTCGGGAACACGTTGTCAGCTGGAGGTGCACCTGTTCGAGTTCGACGGTGACCTCTATGGAGAACATTTGCGGGTGGCTCTGGTGAGCCACCTGAGAAAGGAGCAGGCCTTCGATTCTCTCGAGGCTCTGCAATCACAGATTATCAAGGATGCTCAGCAGGCCAAGACCCTGCTTGCTGCGTCTTAA
- the lspA gene encoding signal peptidase II produces MALQWNNSGLRWIWVALVALVLDQATKLAVMDSFQLYESVALIPSLNLTYVHNTGAAFSFLADAGGWQRWAFAGFALVVTTVLLVLMRRQESSQWRLNLSYALIIGGAIGNVIDRVAYGYVVDFIDFYVGSWHWPAFNIADSAICVGAVLMILDSFMDGRKVKEAS; encoded by the coding sequence ATGGCACTACAGTGGAACAACAGCGGCCTGCGATGGATCTGGGTCGCTCTGGTGGCCCTGGTCCTGGATCAGGCGACCAAGCTGGCGGTGATGGACAGCTTTCAGCTCTATGAAAGCGTGGCCCTGATCCCCAGCCTGAATCTGACCTATGTGCACAACACAGGTGCCGCCTTCAGCTTCCTGGCCGATGCCGGGGGCTGGCAGCGCTGGGCCTTTGCCGGCTTTGCCCTGGTGGTGACCACGGTGTTGCTGGTGCTGATGCGCCGCCAGGAGAGCAGCCAGTGGCGGCTGAATCTCTCCTATGCGCTGATCATCGGCGGTGCCATAGGCAATGTTATCGACCGGGTTGCCTATGGCTACGTGGTGGATTTTATCGATTTCTACGTGGGGAGCTGGCACTGGCCAGCCTTCAATATCGCCGACAGCGCCATCTGCGTTGGGGCGGTACTGATGATCCTCGACAGCTTTATGGACGGCCGTAAGGTCAAGGAGGCGTCATGA
- the fkpB gene encoding FKBP-type peptidyl-prolyl cis-trans isomerase has protein sequence MTEPVIGNNSQVFVHFNVELPDGTVADSTRAHGKPARLTLGDGSLSGAFEAAIRGMSKGETRRFSLDPQHAFGERNPDNIHHMDRTQFAADADLTEGTIMAFSTPDGNQVPGIIREVAGDSVTVDFNHPLAGQMVIFDLEVLDIIVKD, from the coding sequence ATGACAGAGCCAGTGATTGGCAACAACAGTCAGGTATTCGTTCACTTCAATGTGGAGTTGCCCGACGGCACTGTCGCCGACAGCACCCGTGCCCATGGAAAGCCCGCCCGGCTGACCCTGGGGGACGGCAGCCTCAGCGGTGCGTTCGAAGCGGCCATTCGCGGCATGAGTAAGGGAGAGACCCGCCGTTTCTCCCTGGATCCTCAGCACGCCTTCGGTGAGCGTAACCCGGACAACATCCACCATATGGATCGCACCCAGTTTGCCGCCGACGCGGATCTGACTGAGGGGACCATCATGGCGTTTTCCACTCCAGACGGAAACCAGGTGCCGGGCATCATCCGTGAGGTGGCCGGGGACTCTGTCACCGTGGATTTCAACCATCCCCTGGCCGGGCAGATGGTGATCTTCGACCTGGAAGTGCTGGACATCATCGTTAAGGACTGA